The following nucleotide sequence is from Actinomycetota bacterium.
GGCCGAGGTGGTGCTTGGCGACTGAAGCGATTCCCCAGCCCAACACCGCCGGGGACCTGATCGCCGCCGCAGCCGACCGCATCGCTTCCTCGGACGCCATCGAGCTCTGGCGGCCGTACATGGCGAAGCTGGAGGCTGAGACCCTGTTGGCCGAGGCGCTCGGGCACGCCGCCGATGCCGCCGAAGTGGTGCCCGCCAAGGTCCGGGTGCGCTTTGACGCCTATATCGAGCGCCGGGTTGCCGGTGAGCCGGCGGCACTGATCGTCGGCCACACCACGTTCCGCGGCCTGCAGCTGCGCACCCGGCGGGGCGTCTTCGTGCCCCGCAGTTCCAGCGAGTCGATGGCCGCCATGGCCATTCAGCGCCTGCGGGCGCGCCGGGCGCCGGTGGCGGTGGATGTGGCCACGGGCAGCGGGCCGGTGGCGCTCTCGGTGGCCGCCGAGGTGCCGAAGGCCCGGGTGGTGGGCGTGGACATCTCGCCCGCCGCCCTGTCGTTGGCCCGGGACAACGCCAAGCGGCTCAGGATCACCAATGCCACCTTCGTGCGCAGCGACGTGCTGACGAACCTGCCCGGCGACCTCGCCGGGGGTGTGGACGTGTTGACCGTGCACCCGCCCTACGTCGCCCGCGAGCAACTGGCCGACCTCCCCGCCGAGATCCGGGAATTCGAGCCCGAGGAGTCCCTGACCGACCAGTCGGACGACGGCCTCGGCCTGGTGCGCCGGCTGGTGGAGCAGGCGCCGGACTGGCTGCGGCGGGGGGGCTGGGTGCTGGTGGAGGTGAGCCCGGACCTTTCCCG
It contains:
- a CDS encoding HemK/PrmC family methyltransferase — its product is MATEAIPQPNTAGDLIAAAADRIASSDAIELWRPYMAKLEAETLLAEALGHAADAAEVVPAKVRVRFDAYIERRVAGEPAALIVGHTTFRGLQLRTRRGVFVPRSSSESMAAMAIQRLRARRAPVAVDVATGSGPVALSVAAEVPKARVVGVDISPAALSLARDNAKRLRITNATFVRSDVLTNLPGDLAGGVDVLTVHPPYVAREQLADLPAEIREFEPEESLTDQSDDGLGLVRRLVEQAPDWLRRGGWVLVEVSPDLSRRVGGLLRRNAYRDVKSHRDSLGATRVVAGRR